The Mercurialis annua linkage group LG8, ddMerAnnu1.2, whole genome shotgun sequence genome window below encodes:
- the LOC126662078 gene encoding uncharacterized protein LOC126662078 yields the protein MANFFWSVSLITVFIALLPILTQADVKLINNICNTTMDSGNCRSILNTQLQRKDVEKGIYGLLYISCEYTRNVAQITWSNINYLVRDAGKNPVALMIVKLCQSKYREATESFSVAMNITKHHDSRQAVSHIRNGLEKVNECNQVQHSTLLLNSYQKIVKSTDISFKVASFIAPL from the coding sequence atggctAATTTTTTCTGGTCGGTTTCTTTGATTACCGTTTTCATCGCGTTACTTCCCATTCTAACACAAGCTGATGTAAAATTGATCAACAACATCTGCAATACAACTATGGATTCAGGAAACTGTCGTTCAATTCTTAACACCCAATTGCAAAGGAAAGACGTAGAAAAAGGTATTTATGGATTATTATACATATCATGTGAATACACTAGGAATGTAGCACAAATAACTTGGTCTAATATAAATTACCTCGTCCGAGATGCTGGAAAAAATCCTGTAGCACTAATGATAGTAAAACTCTGCCAATCCAAGTATAGAGAAGCAACGGAATCGTTTTCCGTAGCGatgaacattacaaaacatcaTGATTCTCGACAAGCTGTGTCGCACATCAGAAATGGACTCGAGAAAGTTAATGAATGCAATCAAGTTCAACATAGCACTCTTTTGCTTAATAGTTACCAAAAAATAGTTAAATCCACTGATATTTCTTTTAAAGTTGCTAGCTTCATCGCACCACTTTGA